The genomic region TAGGTATCTTTGTGTGCATAAAATTAATGGAAAATATCTCAAAAAATTTACATCCCAGAAATAAGTTCAATAAAGCTTACAATATTGAACAACTGGCTAAGAATACGCCCGATTTGCGCAAGTATGTTATTCAGGTGGACCATGACCACCTGTCGATAGATTTCACGCAGCCAGAGGCCGTATTCCATCTTAATAAGGCGCTATTGAAAACTACCTACGGTATCAAAGGATGGCGTGTATTGCCGAAAAGTTTAGTACCTACGGTTCCTGGCCGTCTGAACTATATTCATTATCTAGCGGATCTGCTGGGCGGCAAAACAGGTAGAGGCGTTCATATTTTGGATATAGGTACCGGCTCAAGCATCATCTATCCTATTTTAGGGGTTAAGGAATATGGCTGGCTATTTACGGGTTCTGAAACACATGTCCCTTCCCTTACGAATGGCAATGCGATCCTCAAAGACAATCCCGAATTAGCGAAGTCCATCCGTTTAAGACAGCAGAGCAATCCGAAAAATATACTGAAGGATATCATTCTTCCGAAGGAATATTATGATGCGATTATGTGCAATCCACCTTTTTTCAAATCACAAGAGGATCACGAAGCACAGGTATCGAGAAAGAATAGGAACCTTCGAATCTCGCAGGATGCGAACTCAAACTACCAAGGCCTCTCGACCGAGCTTTGGACAGATGGCGGAGAGAAGAAATTTATTACTCAGCTAATCTACGACAGCTTTACCTATAAAGATCAGATCGGATATTGTACAACCTTGGTATCCAACAAGGCGAATATAAAACCACTGCGTGCTATTCTTGAATACCATAAAGTGAAAGACATACAAGTGATCAATATGTCGCAGGGCAATAAGATCAATAGGATCCTTGCATGGAAACTAAGTGATAAGAAATAAGAAAAGGGCTATCTAATATGCAGATAGCCCTTTTCTTTATAACTTAATATGTACTGCTTAAGCAGTTTTCGCATTTGCAGCTTTGGAAGCATCTAATGCAATGGCAGTTTTATCAAAACGGATCTTTACACCATTACCTACATCTACTAAGAACGTCGTATCACCTACTTCAACGATTCTACCGTGGATACCTGCTGTAGTTACCACTTTAGAGTTAACATTTAATTCTTCGATATATTTTTTATGGTCTTTTTGCTTTTTCATTTGTGGTCTAATCATGAAAAAATAGAATACCACTACCATCAATAAAAT from Sphingobacterium sp. BN32 harbors:
- the rlmF gene encoding 23S rRNA (adenine(1618)-N(6))-methyltransferase RlmF, with translation MENISKNLHPRNKFNKAYNIEQLAKNTPDLRKYVIQVDHDHLSIDFTQPEAVFHLNKALLKTTYGIKGWRVLPKSLVPTVPGRLNYIHYLADLLGGKTGRGVHILDIGTGSSIIYPILGVKEYGWLFTGSETHVPSLTNGNAILKDNPELAKSIRLRQQSNPKNILKDIILPKEYYDAIMCNPPFFKSQEDHEAQVSRKNRNLRISQDANSNYQGLSTELWTDGGEKKFITQLIYDSFTYKDQIGYCTTLVSNKANIKPLRAILEYHKVKDIQVINMSQGNKINRILAWKLSDKK
- the yajC gene encoding preprotein translocase subunit YajC, whose amino-acid sequence is MISTILLQAASGGGLMQFLPILLMVVVFYFFMIRPQMKKQKDHKKYIEELNVNSKVVTTAGIHGRIVEVGDTTFLVDVGNGVKIRFDKTAIALDASKAANAKTA